TTCAAGCAATTTTGTATAAGTAATATAAGTTTGATTTAATAATGTAGGTTTCATTATTATTTTTGATAAAATAGTATATTCTCCACTTTCTAATTCAAACATCATTGTCACTAAATTATTCATTTCGTATTCAAACAATTGCTGTTGAGATAGCTTTTCTATTAAACTAACTTGCTGTCTCGTATACATTGGTTCATCATAGCCTTGCAAATAATAATGTAAGTAACATGGCCCTTTTAAAGTTATTGCTTTAAACAAGTTATGTAGTTCATTTTCAAAATCAATTTGTAATTGGTTTTCTTTAATGTAGTTATAGACAATCTTTACAGTTTCTTGTATCTTATTATTTTGAGAGATTGGTACAAAATGAAAAACATGTTGTTTGGTATTAGACATGGTTTGCACTAATAGTTGAATTGCTTGAAATGTTTGCCCCATGCTTTCAAATGTATATCTAGGATGCAACATGATTTCCATTTCAGCATTAAATTCATTGATTTTTTCTAAAAATAGCTCAAAAGACGGATATTTTAATAGTGGTAAACTGTGATATAATGACAACTGTTGTTGACTACAAGCGTCAAAAAAGGTTTGGTGAGATTTCTTACCAACTAAGATATTGTAAATACTTTTATTTGTTTTATAGTTAAATGTTTGTTGTAATGCTGTTTTTATAATGTGTTGCAAATTTAACCCTCACTCTGTAAAACGGATAATTTGAAAATAAAAATGATGCTGTCTAAAATTTTAGTCACATTACTATTTTAGCATTTTTATCAAAGGAGGCGAAGACATTGGCAAAATATACAATCGTTGATATGGATACTTGTATTGCATGTGGTGCATGCGGTGCAGCAGCGCCAGATATATATGATTACGACGACGAAGGTATTGCTTTCGTAATCCTTGACGATAACCAAGGTACTGCAGAAGTACCTGAGGAATTATATGAAGATATGGAAGATGCAATTGATGGATGCCCTACAGATTCTATTAAAATTGCAGACGAATCATTTGATGGGGACGCTTTAAAATTTGAATAATTGATTTTTTAGACAAATGTTCTATAGAAAAAGCAGGCAAGCTATCGTTTATTGATAGTCACCTGCTTTTTATTATTATGTGTATATTATTTTGCTTTAATTTGATTAAATTCTTTTCAAGAAATTCGCAAGCCTTCTATATAGTAAAATAAATACAATAGAAATAACGATACCTTTAATAATATTGAATGGTATAATTCCTGAAACAATGATTACTTTAAGATTATTTGCGATATCAGCTAAGTTAAATATCATACCGTACAAAGGTAATAGAACGAAATAGTTCAAAATACTCAACACGATAGTCATAACGATTGTTGCAATGATTAATCCAGTAATCAAAGATTTTGTTGAACGTTTATTTTTATAGATGGCGTAAGCAGTTAATAAGAAACTTGCGCCTGCTAAAAAGTTAGCAAATGGTCCAACTGGATCGCCCATACTAAATAAGTAGTTCAATAAATTTTTAACCAGTGCAACTACGATACCGGCAACTGGTCCAAACGTAAATGTAGCTAGTAGTGACGGTACATCACTAAAATCTAAAGTTAAGTATGGTGGCAAAAATGGTATAGGAAACTTGATAAAAGTTAACACAAACGCAATCGCGCTCAACATACTTATTGTGATAAGACGTTTATTTTGTTGCATATTCAATTTTCTCCTTCCATTCATCTCGTAAGAATAGGAGGATTATTGCACAACAAAAAACCTCCATCTTCTCCCATCCAGACTATACTGTCGGCTCTAGAATCTCACTAGATCAGCCACTAATATGATACATACTAGCAGGTCGCAGGCTTTATTTACTGCCGGTTGGGAATTACACCCGACCCCGAAGATGAATTTTACATTATTAAATTTAATTCTCATTAATTTTATACTATATATCACAAAACCTCAATAACTATGCTTAAATTAAATCATAGTTACGTAATTGGAGAGTGATACATTGGTGATTTGCGAGCATTGTTTGGAATGTTGTTTGCTTGATTAATTTTTGAGATGGCTTTTTTGATTCTATCACTCAATTGAGTAAAAATCGTCATAAAATGGAAAGCAAATTATAAGAATCTAGTAGGTTAAAAAGTTTTATATCAGTACTTCCATTTATATTATTATTTAAATCACCAGAAATTACACTTAAAATCTTCTACTTATTTGCCTTCACAACAATAGTAGAATTATCTTTTTATTCTTGATCTACTCAATATACACTATTCTCCGTTAAATTTTCATCATTAATTTTATTCTTGATCAAACACACCATATTCTGAAGTGCTTTCACCGTTAAAATTTGGTTTAACCGTATTTATTTTATTGTCCGAAAATTTTATACTAAGCTCTATACCGTTTGGTATCTCTTTATCTTTTTTTATTTCTTCTGCCATTTTTATTACATTTTCACTGTTACTTTTTTTAGTATAGTTCTTTTTTTTACTAAATAGAGTAGTAGTTACCGAAACTTTAGACTTATCTTTTAATTGCTTCTTAACATTTGACAATTCTTTTGAAAATTCACTGTCACTTTTGTTTAACAATGGTTCAAAATAGTCTCTATACTCAGCTAAATTATAAGGTATGGCCGAAATATAAAAATATTCATTTTCATAACCACTATTTTGCGTCTTATTAATTGCTTCTTTTGTAAATCCTGTATATTGATATTTCTCTTCATTATCTTTGAAAAATTTATATAATTTATCATATTTTTCTTTTTGTGCTCGATATTCAAACCCACTGAGTACTGCACCAACTAAAGTACTCATATCATCACCTTTATCCTTACTTCTTAATGAGCTATCACTGTCAATAATTGATTTATCAAATGGAATACTCGCATTAAATACGATGTCGTGGTCATCACAATGCACGAATACTTCTACACCATCGCCACTACCTATAACATTTGTAGCTTTAACTTTTAGACCGAAGTTATCCATAAAAAATTGTTCGCCTCGCTTAGCAATTTTATCTTTATGCTTCTTTGCAAATTCAATCGCATCTTTTTCTGCAGGTGGTTGGAATCCTTGTCCTACATATTTTGAAGCATCCATTTCTTCTGGTACAGATTTTGTTTCTTTGTTGGATTCGTTATTGGTAGTTGAACATCCTGATAGTAGTATCGTTGCCATTAAGATAAATTTTGCTTTTTTAAGCATATCTCATCACCTATTTATGCGCTTTTAAAAGTTTCATTTTGTAAATAATTATACTCTCTTAATTTATTTGTGTCTTTTAGTTTCTCTCTATATAAATCTTCAAATACATCTGCCTGCTTAAATCGTTTTTCGTTAACTGTAAAGTCATTATCTTTATTGATGTCTTGATAAACCCTATAGCTACTCAATTCTGTTAAATCTCTATCATTTATTTTATTCATCTTCAAATGCTCCAAACGACACTACTTTCTTATCATCAAAACGAGCTTTTTTTGTGCCAATAAGTTTATTTCCTAATTGAGTAGTTATAGTATTCTTGATTGGCATATCTTTTGTTCTTTCAATTTTCTCGGATAAATCTATTACATTATTTATCTTTTCTTTTCTATTCCTTTCATCATTCGTACTAAACAACGTTGCTACAGTATTTGTATTAGCAGTATAGTTTAGCTCTTTTCTAGCTCGTTGCATACCTTCTTTAAACTCTTTATCATTTTTATGTATCAATGGTTCGTAATATTTTCTATATTCTTTTAAATTTCTTGATAAATATGTAATATAAAAATATTCATTTTGATACCCGACGTTTTGCGTCTTGTTAATTGCTTCTTTAGTAAAACCTGTATATTGATATTGCTTTTCATTTTCTTTTAAAAATTTATATAAATTATCATACTTTTCTTTTTGCGCTCGATATTCAAAGCCACTCAGCACTGTACCCACCATCATACTCATATCATCACCGTTGTCATTACTACGCATTGATCCTTTTTGATGGATGGCATCTTTGTACAAAGGTAGACTTGCATTAAATACAATGCCATGATCTTCGCAATGCACATAAACTTCTACACCATCATCTTTACCTACAACATTTGTAGCTTTAACTTTTAGTCCAAAGTTATCTTTAAAGAATTGTTCACCTACTTTTTCAAATTCTTTACGATGCTTCTTCACAAATTCAATCGCATCTTTTTCTGCAGGTGGTTGAAAGCCTTGTCCTACATATTTTGAAGCTTCCATTTCTTCTGGTACTGATTTTGTTTCTGTATTTGTTTCTGTATTTGTTTCTGTATTTGTGTCTTTTTTTGATTCATTATTCATCGCTGAACATCCTGATAACAGTAGCGTTGCTATTAAGATTAATTTCGCCTTTTTAAACATAGCTCATCACCCATTTATGTGTTTATATAGAATATTAAAAAGCATTTTAAAAAAAATTTATTCATCTTTACGATACACTCCATATTCTATTGGATCATTATCATCATAAAAGGCTTTTTTAGTATTAATAGTAGGCTTTCCTATTTGAATTGTAATTGTAGATTTTTCTGGCTTATTTTTAAAATTATATAGTTTATCACTCAGTTCAATTACATCATCAACTGTATTGTCTTTAGTAAAATTTTCCTTTGTACTAAACAATGTTGTTACTGTATCTGTATTAGCAGCGTAATTCACTTCTTTTCTGGCTTGTTCCATTCCTTCTTTAAATTCTTTATCATTTTTATGAATCAATGGTTCGTAATACTTACGATATTCTTTTAAGCTTCTTGACGAGTAAGTGATATAAAAATATTCATTTTTATATCCGACATTTTGCGTCTTGTTTATTGCTTCTTTTGTAAAGCCTGTATATTGGTATTTCTCTTCATTATCTTTGAAAAATTTATATAAATTGTCATACTTTTCTTTTTGTGTTCGATATTCAAAGCCACTCAACACTGTACCAACTAAAGTACTCATATCATCGCCTTTGTCCTCACTTCTTAATGAGCTATCACTCTCAATTATTGATTTATCAAATGGAATACTCGCATTAAATACGATATCGTGGTCATCACAATGCACGAATACTTCTACGCCTTTTCCACTACCTACAACATTGGTAGCTTTAACTTTTAGACCGAAATTATCCATAAAAAATTGTTCGCCTCGTTTGGCAATTTTATCTTTATGCTTTTTCGCAAATTCAACCACATCTTTTTCTGCAGGTGGTTGGAAGCCTTGACCTACATATTTTGAAGCTTCCATTTCTTCTGGCACTGATTTTGTTTCTTTATTAGATTCGTTATTGGTAGTTGAACATCCTGATAGCAGTAATGTTGCTATTAAGATTAGTTTAGTTCTTTTAAACATAGCTCATCACCCATTTATGTGTTTGTAAAACTTTTATGTTTGAAAAAGCTACTTATTCTCAATGAAAACAAGTAGCATTTAATAAATTAATTAGTATACAGCTAGTTTTTCTAATTGTTCTTTAACTTGAATTAAGTTTGACCGTATTAGAGAGGCAGATTGATCCATCGTTTGAATTGCTTGTCCTTCATTTTCGTTCAAGCCATTACAAACAACTTCAAACTGTTGTGCCATTTGATCAAGACGCGCATGAGCTTGTGTGTTTAAAATAAACATATCGTCATAATGTGATGGTTCAAATATCATTTGTACAATCAAAGGCTTCATGTTCTTAACAATATCATCTAAATGGTTATCTAAAATTGGTGACACTGCTTTTAAATCATTAAGAAAAGGCTCCCATTTGCCTAAAGTATTATCTAATTCTTCTAATTTAGTTTTAATATAATTACAAGTTACATTAGGAATCAGGGACAAAAATTCTTTCTTTTTTACATTTAACATTTCAATTGCATGTCTTAAATTCTTACGTATTTTGGGAATTGTATTAATCAAATATTTTATTACATCGACAATTTTCGATGCATATTCATCATATATACCTTGAACATAGTCTGCTATTTTTTTAATACCATCATCGATATGGTCTTTTAATATTTTCATTTTTCTTCCTAAATAATTAGAAGGTATAACTAGACCCTGTACCATATTTTCGCCGCTACAATTAATTTGAAAATTTCCATCTAAAATTGTTGCATCTTGTTGTTTCATAATACTTCTAATATCTGCAATTTGCCTACCATAAATATCATTTTGATTTTTTATTTGGTCTATATTCTGTTTCACTACTTTCAAATGTTTCATCATTTCTTCAGATACTCCATCTCTGAAGTCGTGATCTATATTTTTGAAAATTTCTAAAATTTCATTATCTATACTATCATACACTTTTTCTATAAAAGATTTTATACCTTTAAACAACTCATTAATTCTTTCTTTTAATGCATCCAATGCAAAATCAGGTAATAAGTGTTTAACAGCACTAATACTTTCTATTGTTTCATCTGCAACTTCTTCAAGTGAGTTTATTTTACTAATTAAAGTTCTTTCCATTTCTTCTAACTGAAATAAGTTAATCTTATCCTTAAATCCTTCTGATAATTGTTTCTTTCTATCTGCAAAATTTTTATTTTCATTTTCTGAGATGTTAAAACTTTCATTTAAAAAGATTACGCATTCTGCTAACATACCACTTGTTTCACCAGTAATCAGTTTACTCAACGCATCAAGATTTTCTAAATTAAGTTTAATTAAAGTTCCTCTTCCAGAACGTGCAATCGAATCTCCTGTCCAAACATTTATTGGAATTCGCCCATCCATATCTAATGTTATGTTAATAGTCTTTTTTACTTTTTTTCCATTTTTAATTTCTGTATCTTTTACCGACTTTATTTTGATTAGTGGTACAGTATCGTATGTGTTATCTTTTCTATTTAACTTCCTTTTATAACCTACATGGCTGTCTATTAAAGTATCTAACCTGGGCACACCATCATTAATGTTAACGCGTTTTCCTGGCATATCTTTGATGAATGGATCTTGTAACCATGTTAATAAATCGTTGGTACTATTAAAACTAATCATATTATCAAAGCGTGGTCTAGCAAATTTCTGCCAAGCAGCATAAGGAATCATTGCTGAGTCAGTAGCAACAACTTTTTCATTCGGATGTTTCGCTCCTTGATATTTTGCTCCTGCACCGCCTTCCGAATTACCGCCATCCGCCACAATGGTTTTGTTTTTGAAGTTACTTGATTCCATTCTATATTTTTTTAAAAAATCACTATTTGATAATCTATCTGCATCTTCTAACTTTATTTTATATTGATTTGATAATTGATCTGTTTGCTTTAAATAATCTGTGCTTTCATTATCATTATTCATTAATTTAGCATTTTGGAGCCAATCATCTCCAAACCCCGATGATTTTAATGGATTATTTGGATTAATTGCCTCATTAGATGTTCCTTGATAAATTATTGTCTGTTGACCAGTTGGTTTACTTTTATCATCTAATAACTCATATATTTTAATATCAGCAGCACCATTCAAATTACTATTCTTATCATCATTATAACTGTCTACTTGTTTAAACCTTTTTCCATTAACTTTAAATTCTTTTTTTATATCAATATTTTGATAAACCCAGTAACTACTTAATTCTGTTAAATCCCTATCATTAATTTTATTCATCTTTACTGTGCACCCCATATTCTATTGGACGATTATCATCATAAAAGGCTTTCTTAGTATTAATAGTGGGTTTCCCTATTTGTATTGTGATTGTAGATTTATCTGGTTTATTTTTTAAATTATATAATTTATCACTTAGTTCGATTACATCATCTACTGTATTGTCTTTAGTAAAGTTTTTCTTAGTAGAAAAAAGTGTAGCAACAGCATCTGTATTTGCAGCGTAATTCACTTCTTTTCTTGCTCGTTCCATTCCTTCTTTAAATTCTTTATCATTTTTTCGAATCAGTGGTTCATAATACTTTCGATATTCTTTTAAACTTCTAGAAGAGTATGTAATATAAAAATATTCATTTTTATATCCGACATTTTGTGTCTTGTTAATTGCCTCTTTTGTAAAGCCTGTATATTGATATTTCTTTTCATTTTCTTTGAAGAATTTATATAAGTTATCATACTTTTCTTTTTGCGCTCGATATTCAAAGCCACTCAGCACTGTACCCACCATCATACTCATATCATCACCATTGTCATTACTGCGCATTGATCCTTTTTGATGGATGGCATCTTTGTACAAAGGTAGACTTGCATTAAATACAATGCCATGATCTTCACAATGCACATAAACTTCTACACCATCATCTTTACCTACAACATTTGTAGCTTTAACTTTTAGTCCAAAGTTATCTTTAAAGAATTGTTCACCTACTTTTTCAAATTCTTTACGATGCTTCTTCGCAAATTCAATCGCATTTTTTTCTGCAGGCGGTTGGAAGCCTTGGCCTACATATTTTGAAGCTTCCATTTCTTCTGGTACAGATTTTGTTTCTGTTTTTGTGTCTTTTTTTGATTCATTTTCCATCGTGGAACATCCCCCTAAAATTAATGTCGTAGCTAAAACTGATCCAATGAATTTTTTCATATGACACCTCGAATAATTTAATTAATACAATATATCTATATTTTACCCTATTTTTATAATCAAATAAATAACTTTATCAAACTTTATATTTTTGTATAAATTAGTAATATATTTAATAGTTGATATTCGCAAAAACCCTAAGTTCTAATCCACATACAAAATTCCCCACATCAATCAAAAAACGCATGCTATAAATTAGAGTCTCTAATCAATAACATGCGTTCTGAAATAACTATATTCAATTTTATTCTGGTTTTGGTAGTTTAATAATAAATGTTGTGCCTTTCCCTAATTCGCTTTTAACATCTATGGAACCACCATGCTCTTCGATAATCATTTTACAAATGAACAAACCTAAACCGGTACCTTGTTTACCTCGCGTTCTCGCTGCATCAACTTTATAAAAACGATCAAATACTTGTTGTAAATGTTCTGGTGCAATGCCTGTACCTGTATCTTTAATGTATAAAATATCTTCGCTTTCATTTTCATCACAAGTAATTGCAATTTCATCTCCAGGTTTCGTATAACGTGATGCATTATCAATTAAGTTCGTTAGTACTTGGTCCATGCGATCCATATCATAACTCCAAACACGCTTCTTACAATAATTAAAAGTCATATTTAGACCTAAATCATCAGCTTGTTGGCGATACTTAATTTTCATCTTATCTAGTAACGCTGCAATAGGCTGAACTTCTTTATTTACGGATAACCCTTCAGCATCCATGCGTGCGACATTTAACAATTCATTAACTAAACGATTTAAACGTTTCGATTCATCAAGGACAATGGCAAGCGATTCTTTTATTTCATCCGGTTCTGTAACAATACCATCTACAATTGATTCAGTATAACCTTGAAGTAATGATATCGGTGTACGTAATTCATGTGATACATTAGCAATGAAATCTTTCTTCATTTGATCTAGATTGTGCTCATTAGTCATATCACGAACTGTCACAACAACACCACTTTTACCTCCCTGTTCAATCTTGTCGATATAGCTTGTGGTCACAACAAAGAATCGTGCATTCATTTCTAAATCGCGCATTTCAGTTTGTTTTGATTTAAAAGTATCTTCTATTTGTCTTAATAAGAAAGCTTTAGCATCTTCATCAATATTGTCCATAATATCATTCGCCATCTTATTAGATAAGATAATTTGTCGACTCTCATTAATACCTAGGACACCTTCTACCATAGAGTTAATTAAGCTGTCTCTAATATTTTTAGATGTGGATAATGCGTCGACATGCTCTTCGATTTCTGTACTCATCTGATTAAATGCCTGCGATAATTGACCAATTTCATCTTTCGTTGTGACAGAAGGTTTATAAGAGTAATCCCCTTCAGATACACGTGTAGCTTGGTCTCTTAAACGTCTTAAAGGTTTTGTAATTCTTGACGATAAGAAAAACGCAAAGACTGTTGTAATTGTTAAGAAAATAACAGCCGTAATTATGGTGATAATCGTAATAGCATTATTTGTATCTTCGATTGATTTCAAGTCTTTATATATAAAGACTCCACTATATTTGCTATGACTATTCTTCTGTGCTTTTGTTGGATAGCCTAACAAAATATATGTTTGAGATGAGCCCTTTTCTTTAATCGTTACATTTCGAGTAACAGATTTACCTTTATCAAACACATCGTCAAAATGGTCGTTGTTGACTACTTCATTCAACATTTGCTTTTTAATATTAGAAAGTGAAGCCGTTGATTGACGATGTTTATTATTTATAATCATCAACCCACCAGGATTTTCAATTAATGTTTGACTATATTTTATTGCTTCTTCTTTATTATGTGATTGTTCGACCAGTGAACTTATACGTCTAGCATCTTCTCTTATGGCATTTTCGGTTTCTTGTGTGAAATAGTATTGCATAAAGGTAATTAAAGCAATACTTAATAAAATTAAAACTGTCGTCACTATTAAAATAATAGTTAACCACAGTTTAATTACGACACTATTTAGCCGGCTCATCATTAGATTTAACCTCAAATTTATACCCAACGCCCCAGACTGTTTGAATCATATGCGCAGCTTCACTAGACACACGATTTAACTTTTCTCTAAGTCGTTTAACATGAGTATCAACTGTTCTTAAATCACCATAGAATTCATAATGCCAAACTTCTTTTAATAATTGTTCACGGTCAAATACTTTATTTGGTGTTTTAGCTAAATATATTAATAATTCGTACTCTTTAGGAGTCAAATTAACTTCTTGATTATCAGCAAGTACGCGATGTGCATCATTATCTATTTCTAAATGTTTAAATTCAATCACATCACGTGCGTGAGGTTCGCTTTGTTCTACAGTTGTAGATTGCGTTCTTCTTAGAAGTGCTTTAACTCTTAAGACTACTTCTCTTGGTGAAAATGGTTTGACGATATAATCATCTGCACCAGATTCAAAACCTTCAACACGGTTTGTTTCTTCACCTTTAGCAGTCAACATAATAATCGGTGTTTGTTTATGTTCACGCAATTTAGTTGCCACCTGGATACCATCCATTTCAGGCAACATTAAATCTAGTAGTATGCAAGCATAATTATTCTCCATTGCAAGTTCATAAGCCTCTTGGCCATTACTTGCTTCATGGATTTCAAAAGATTCTCTTTCTAAATACATTTTAAGTAATCTTCTGATTCTATCCTCATCATCTACGATAAGTATTTCGTTCGACATACAGGT
The genomic region above belongs to Staphylococcus aureus and contains:
- the srrA gene encoding two-component system response regulator SrrA, whose amino-acid sequence is MSNEILIVDDEDRIRRLLKMYLERESFEIHEASNGQEAYELAMENNYACILLDLMLPEMDGIQVATKLREHKQTPIIMLTAKGEETNRVEGFESGADDYIVKPFSPREVVLRVKALLRRTQSTTVEQSEPHARDVIEFKHLEIDNDAHRVLADNQEVNLTPKEYELLIYLAKTPNKVFDREQLLKEVWHYEFYGDLRTVDTHVKRLREKLNRVSSEAAHMIQTVWGVGYKFEVKSNDEPAK
- a CDS encoding DUF1672 domain-containing protein; amino-acid sequence: MKKFIGSVLATTLILGGCSTMENESKKDTKTETKSVPEEMEASKYVGQGFQPPAEKNAIEFAKKHRKEFEKVGEQFFKDNFGLKVKATNVVGKDDGVEVYVHCEDHGIVFNASLPLYKDAIHQKGSMRSNDNGDDMSMMVGTVLSGFEYRAQKEKYDNLYKFFKENEKKYQYTGFTKEAINKTQNVGYKNEYFYITYSSRSLKEYRKYYEPLIRKNDKEFKEGMERARKEVNYAANTDAVATLFSTKKNFTKDNTVDDVIELSDKLYNLKNKPDKSTITIQIGKPTINTKKAFYDDNRPIEYGVHSKDE
- a CDS encoding ferredoxin — its product is MAKYTIVDMDTCIACGACGAAAPDIYDYDDEGIAFVILDDNQGTAEVPEELYEDMEDAIDGCPTDSIKIADESFDGDALKFE
- a CDS encoding ECF transporter S component: MQQNKRLITISMLSAIAFVLTFIKFPIPFLPPYLTLDFSDVPSLLATFTFGPVAGIVVALVKNLLNYLFSMGDPVGPFANFLAGASFLLTAYAIYKNKRSTKSLITGLIIATIVMTIVLSILNYFVLLPLYGMIFNLADIANNLKVIIVSGIIPFNIIKGIVISIVFILLYRRLANFLKRI
- a CDS encoding DUF1672 domain-containing protein, whose amino-acid sequence is MFKKAKLILIATLLLSGCSAMNNESKKDTNTETNTETNTETKSVPEEMEASKYVGQGFQPPAEKDAIEFVKKHRKEFEKVGEQFFKDNFGLKVKATNVVGKDDGVEVYVHCEDHGIVFNASLPLYKDAIHQKGSMRSNDNGDDMSMMVGTVLSGFEYRAQKEKYDNLYKFLKENEKQYQYTGFTKEAINKTQNVGYQNEYFYITYLSRNLKEYRKYYEPLIHKNDKEFKEGMQRARKELNYTANTNTVATLFSTNDERNRKEKINNVIDLSEKIERTKDMPIKNTITTQLGNKLIGTKKARFDDKKVVSFGAFEDE
- a CDS encoding helix-turn-helix domain-containing protein translates to MQHIIKTALQQTFNYKTNKSIYNILVGKKSHQTFFDACSQQQLSLYHSLPLLKYPSFELFLEKINEFNAEMEIMLHPRYTFESMGQTFQAIQLLVQTMSNTKQHVFHFVPISQNNKIQETVKIVYNYIKENQLQIDFENELHNLFKAITLKGPCYLHYYLQGYDEPMYTRQQVSLIEKLSQQQLFEYEMNNLVTMMFELESGEYTILSKIIMKPTLLNQTYITYTKLLEQFTMEDIAAQQQVKINTIEDHVLEILIKGYMSNYDDYVELEDQLQFLNFYQQHRGERLKFYKEQFDTLSYFQLKVLIVGFERGDLNVA
- a CDS encoding DUF1672 domain-containing protein gives rise to the protein MLKKAKFILMATILLSGCSTTNNESNKETKSVPEEMDASKYVGQGFQPPAEKDAIEFAKKHKDKIAKRGEQFFMDNFGLKVKATNVIGSGDGVEVFVHCDDHDIVFNASIPFDKSIIDSDSSLRSKDKGDDMSTLVGAVLSGFEYRAQKEKYDKLYKFFKDNEEKYQYTGFTKEAINKTQNSGYENEYFYISAIPYNLAEYRDYFEPLLNKSDSEFSKELSNVKKQLKDKSKVSVTTTLFSKKKNYTKKSNSENVIKMAEEIKKDKEIPNGIELSIKFSDNKINTVKPNFNGESTSEYGVFDQE
- a CDS encoding DUF1672 domain-containing protein, translated to MFKRTKLILIATLLLSGCSTTNNESNKETKSVPEEMEASKYVGQGFQPPAEKDVVEFAKKHKDKIAKRGEQFFMDNFGLKVKATNVVGSGKGVEVFVHCDDHDIVFNASIPFDKSIIESDSSLRSEDKGDDMSTLVGTVLSGFEYRTQKEKYDNLYKFFKDNEEKYQYTGFTKEAINKTQNVGYKNEYFYITYSSRSLKEYRKYYEPLIHKNDKEFKEGMEQARKEVNYAANTDTVTTLFSTKENFTKDNTVDDVIELSDKLYNFKNKPEKSTITIQIGKPTINTKKAFYDDNDPIEYGVYRKDE
- the srrB gene encoding two-component system sensor histidine kinase SrrB, with protein sequence MMSRLNSVVIKLWLTIILIVTTVLILLSIALITFMQYYFTQETENAIREDARRISSLVEQSHNKEEAIKYSQTLIENPGGLMIINNKHRQSTASLSNIKKQMLNEVVNNDHFDDVFDKGKSVTRNVTIKEKGSSQTYILLGYPTKAQKNSHSKYSGVFIYKDLKSIEDTNNAITIITIITAVIFLTITTVFAFFLSSRITKPLRRLRDQATRVSEGDYSYKPSVTTKDEIGQLSQAFNQMSTEIEEHVDALSTSKNIRDSLINSMVEGVLGINESRQIILSNKMANDIMDNIDEDAKAFLLRQIEDTFKSKQTEMRDLEMNARFFVVTTSYIDKIEQGGKSGVVVTVRDMTNEHNLDQMKKDFIANVSHELRTPISLLQGYTESIVDGIVTEPDEIKESLAIVLDESKRLNRLVNELLNVARMDAEGLSVNKEVQPIAALLDKMKIKYRQQADDLGLNMTFNYCKKRVWSYDMDRMDQVLTNLIDNASRYTKPGDEIAITCDENESEDILYIKDTGTGIAPEHLQQVFDRFYKVDAARTRGKQGTGLGLFICKMIIEEHGGSIDVKSELGKGTTFIIKLPKPE